Proteins encoded in a region of the Populus alba chromosome 13, ASM523922v2, whole genome shotgun sequence genome:
- the LOC118042773 gene encoding protein ACCELERATED CELL DEATH 6 — protein sequence MGTLLIKIDDEPHEPNEMMDPSLYEFVKLDSVVPFKSCVRKRSAKELQTPAGNSLLHVAVSYGSDNITSYLAETFPSLITIQNSQKDTILHLAAREGKASDTIKSLAESNPSLMRKKNTKGNTPLHDAVIKGNKELAIFLVSKDPEVAYYNNKNGRSPLYLAVENGNKKEILDDLLKTEASFPIESEDGDALPKGKSPVHAAIEQRNRDMLEKIEKAKPDLLCLTDKELGNSLHYASSRGFQEGVQFLLQKFLNGAYKRNHEGNYPIHLACKNDSVDVVKEFLTITPFPKEFLNKKGQNILHVAAENGNGNVVRYILRQEKTLVEPLLNEMDEDGNTPLHLATNHGHSVAAFVLVRDKRVDSSIVNNENLTPYDIAEKQSKIAVEQYEKTDEMLAEYRKQFDSKNSTPADKNQDNAVDSKEHDTKKSPPKDFKLLDYYGAMITLSILYFHARPKKSLYERFTSTQGKPPRKQETKSRIENLLVVAVLVAGVTFAGAIQIPQLRDKNNKSEHLHELNSTATASRNSTAFDSPTGSSLLDGYLCLDVWALNTSVVAAIILLWTNLNDVKFAPFALWFSSLMVGGSIYMMCLSFFFAVSIALGGSNYGVFAIIIIVVGIAFFVAQTLLYIQWILPPSVNQIMEGLVSHYVYYISFFVLVYSWRWLTDKLPDLCRKKELVTIQVDLHQEKSGF from the exons ATGGGTACTCTACTCATAAAAATAGACGATGAGCCTCATGAGCCAAATGAAATGATGGATCCTTCATTATATGAATTTGTGAAGCTTGACAGCGTTGTTCCATTTAAGAGCTGTGTTCGAAAACGTTCAGCAAAGGAGCTACAGACTCCCGCTGGGAATTCACTGCTTCATGTAGCTGTAAGCTATGGAAGTGACAATATTACATCTTATCTGGCTGAAACGTTTCCTTCTCTAATCACCATCCAAAACAGCCAGAAGGACACAATCCTTCATCTTGCTGCCAGAGAAGGAAAGGCCAGTGATACAATTAAATCTCTTGCGGAATCGAATCCGAGCTTGATGaggaagaaaaatacaaagggAAACACTCCTTTGCATGATGCTGTGATCAAGGGCAACAAAGAACTTGCCATTTTCCTAGTTTCCAAAGATCCAGAAGTGGCCTATTACAACAACAAGAATGGCAGGTCTCCTTTATATCTGGCAGTTGAGAACGGCAATAAGAAAGAGATACTTGATGATCTCTTGAAAACAGAAGCTTCGTTCCCTATAGAAAGTGAAGATGGTGATGCCCTACCAAAAGGAAAGTCACCAGTTCATGCTGCCATCGAGCAACGTAACAGAG atatgttggagaaaattgaaaaagcaAAGCCAGATCTATTATGTCTCACTGACAAAGAGTTGGGAAATTCACTGCATTATGCATCATCCAGAGGTTTTCAGGAGGGAGTTCAATTCCTTTTACAAAAGTTTCTCAATGGTGCTTATAAAAGAAACCATGAAGGCAACTATCCTATCCATCTAGCATGCAAAAATGACTCTGTTGATGTAGTCAAGGAATTTCTGACGATTACCCCATTTCCAAAAGAATTCCTCAATAAAAAAGGGCAGAACATTCTTCATGTAGCGGCGGAAAATGGAAATGGCAATGTGGTTAGGTACATACTCAGACAAGAGAAGACGCTCGTAGAACCGCTGCTAAATGAGATGGATGAGGATGGAAATACACCTTTGCatttggcaacaaatcatggTCATTCCGTGGCTGCATTTGTTCTTGTGCGTGACAAACGCGTTGATAGTTCGATTGTTAACAATGAAAATTTGACACCATATGATATTGctgaaaaacaatccaaaatagcTGTAGAGCAATATGAAAAAACAGATGAAATG CTTGCTGAGTATCGAAAGCAGTTTGATTCAAAGAACAGTACCCCTGCGGACAAGAACCAG GACAATGCAGTTGATTCAAAGGAGCATGACACAAAAAAGTCACCACCAAAGGACTTCAAACTGCTTGATTATTATGGAGCg ATGATAACATTATCTATCTTATACTTCCATGCCCGCCCTAAAAAATCCCTATATGAGCGTTTCACTAGTACTCAAGGCAAGCCGCCAAGGAAACAGGAAACAAAGAGCAGGATAGAGAATCTTCTTGTTGTAGCGGTGCTTGTTGCTGGTGTAACCTTCGCTGGTGCCATACAGATACCACAACTACgggataaaaataacaagagtgAGCATCTTCATGAACTTAACAGCACTGCTACTGCCTCCCGGAACAGCACTGCCTTTGACAGTCCTACTGGTTCATCTCTTTTGGATGGTTATTTATGTCTTGATGTGTGGGCTTTAAATACCTCTGTGGTGGCAGCTATAATCCTTCTTTGGACAAACTTGAATGATGTCAAGTTTGCACCATTTGCACTTTGGTTTTCATCGTTAATGGTGGGTGGGTCTATTTACATGATGTGCTTGTCATTCTTTTTTGCCGTGAGCATAGCATTAGGTGGATCCAATTACGGGGTGTTCGCGATCATCATTATAGTGGTGGGGATAGCGTTTTTCGTTGCCCAAACATTGCTTTATATTCAATGGATTCTTCCACCATCCGTCAACCAAATTATGGAAGGATTGGTCTCGCATTATGTCTACTACATCTCGTTTTTCGTGCTTGTCTACAGTTGGAGGTGGCTGACTGATAAACTTCCTGATCTCTGTAGAAAGAAAGAACTAGTAACTATCCAGGTTGATCTTCATCAAGAGAAGTCAGGATTCTGA